A genomic stretch from Chloroflexota bacterium includes:
- a CDS encoding N-acyl homoserine lactonase family protein, translated as MSQNTPQRLYLMQVGSVPEYQIPIVCYLVQTGDGKNILIDSGLPEIMPEGESEFENGQDIIEQLASIGLKQDDIDTVISTHYDIDHAGRHAAFTKAQYVVQRVHQLDAASNPRFAANRPQWDQPLERIRLVDGDTELLPGLELIETSGHVPGHQSVLVRLPQTGAILLTIDAVAFSEGFTRDQQDDGSNPDAEAIRASTIKLLDLVEREHIGLVIFGHDKEQWETLKKAPEFYE; from the coding sequence ATGAGCCAAAATACTCCGCAGCGTTTATATCTGATGCAAGTTGGGTCCGTGCCGGAATACCAGATTCCGATTGTTTGCTATCTGGTGCAAACGGGTGACGGCAAGAATATTCTGATTGACAGTGGCCTACCGGAGATTATGCCTGAAGGAGAATCGGAGTTCGAGAATGGGCAGGACATTATCGAGCAGTTGGCGAGCATTGGCCTAAAACAAGACGATATTGATACAGTCATTTCGACGCATTATGATATCGACCATGCCGGAAGACACGCGGCATTCACGAAGGCGCAATATGTTGTTCAGCGTGTGCATCAATTGGATGCGGCGAGCAACCCACGTTTTGCTGCCAATCGACCCCAATGGGATCAGCCACTGGAGCGCATTCGACTGGTGGACGGGGACACGGAACTGCTGCCGGGGCTGGAGCTGATTGAGACGAGCGGGCATGTGCCGGGACATCAATCGGTGCTGGTGCGGCTGCCCCAAACGGGGGCGATTCTATTGACGATTGACGCTGTAGCCTTCAGCGAGGGCTTTACCCGTGACCAGCAGGACGACGGTAGCAACCCGGACGCCGAAGCGATCCGCGCCAGTACGATCAAACTGCTTGATCTGGTCGAACGGGAGCATATCGGGCTGGTGATTTTCGGTCATGACAAGGAGCAGTGGG